The following are encoded in a window of Carya illinoinensis cultivar Pawnee chromosome 15, C.illinoinensisPawnee_v1, whole genome shotgun sequence genomic DNA:
- the LOC122296453 gene encoding disease resistance protein RPV1-like: MTSSDSSPEVQLSSVFSFNSPSLPSQWSFDVFLSFRGQDTRSGFTGHLYSALQQKGFNTYIDDMLRSGEEISPALLKAIEESKISIVVFSKNYASSTWCLDELVKIIDCKESKQQEVLPVFYKVEPSTVRHQINSFELKTALAEHKDALKDDAKIQRWKTALKQAANLSGFHLQSNGNESKFIEEIVQEVSKIVLNRTYLHVAEYPVGINSRVEDISELLCIEENDIRMIGIFGVGGIGKTTIAKEMYNRITDQFEGSCFLANVRESSKQDQGGLVKLQQTILSDILKDSSLKVSNVDRGINLILEKLRRKRILLVLDDADCLDQLKKLCGGCNWFGSGSRIIITTRDEGLLSKHSVHFKYRMKEMDYHEALQLFSQHAFKSDKPNDAFADVIKLALKCADGLPLALQVIGSNLYGEDIDFWKSELEKYKRILEENIHKKLKISYDGLDYHTKKIFLDIACFFKGEYRGYVTKILDGCGFSAYAGIKKLKDKCLITIDKYERLMMHDLLEDMGKEIVRQESPEEPGKRSRLWFHDDIREVLERNKGTEEIEGILIEMPWKDRGIRLDSEVCAKMEKLRILIVSSSDNVSFCGGLNYLSNELRVLDWVECPLKFLPSSFHGEKLVEFNIRGSNIRDLGTRLQSKNLTSIDLSYCKYLTNISDLSSCSNLLQLVFDGCTSLVEVHDSVGFLDKLFELDFSDCSSLKNLPRSFKLRSLKLLHLDGCTSLENFPEIECEMEYLKWVELKGCVIQELPSSITYLTGLETLCINECISLVHFRVNIFELEHLRDVFIINCPNFVNFGKEVGHNGQFVPCTQENEISSSMELSPPESNNLFRSFNFSSSLRTLNLSRSGIVSLPPCIERFVGLSKLDLRDCKQLEEILRLPPNIEKVDATRCSSLKRFLPESNNSLSRLRELKLYGSGIVSLPPCIEGFVGLSELDLKYCEQLEEILHLPPNIEELDARGCVLLEHFPHVSTESSFGAPDLKRLTRINLSECNKVEVDVGNHAPDPLWVQERFREKDSSRIIYPGSRIPKWFKYCNETTSYTNSIEVEIDHNVSMCFGHQIVALVLCFVVGHLPEWSLYGFTISINGQRIGNDDTRLRDSMDPHRVCLKYIAGNSIDEILSRSYREGNNNMRFTFESDSEEAILKSVGVHIIYGNDNFINPIQLSKRSPDDGEHDLEPDWNPQQKRQSSTTRIMEFKGC, encoded by the exons ATGACTTCTTCCGACTCATCGCCAGAAGTACAACTCTCCTCTGTTTTTTCCTTCAATTCCCCTTCTTTACCCTCTCAATGGAGTTTTGATGTATTTTTGAGCTTTCGAGGTCAGGATACCCGTTCTGGTTTTACTGGTCATCTTTATAGTGCTTTGCAGCAAAAGGGATTCAACACTTACATAGATGACATGCTTAGAAGCGGTGAAGAAATTTCACCTGCACTTTTAAAAGCGATTGAAGAGTCAAAGATTTCAATCGTtgtattttctaaaaattatgCATCATCTACGTGGTGTTTGGATGAGTTGGTGAAAATCATAGACTGTAAAGAATCAAAGCAACAGGAGGTCTTACCGGTATTTTACAAAGTCGAGCCATCAACTGTACGACACCAAATAAATAGTTTCGAATTAAAAACAGCGTTGGCTGAACATAAAGACGCGTTAAAGGATGATGCTAAAATTCAGAGGTGGAAGACTGCCTTAAAACAAGCTGCCAATCTATCCGGTTTCCATTTACAGAGCAACGG GAACGAATCTAAATTTATCGAAGAAATTGTTCAAGAGGTCTCAAAAATAGTACTAAATCGTACATATTTGCATGTTGCTGAGTATCCAGTGGGAATAAACTCTCGTGTAGAAGATATTAGTGAGCTATTATGTATTGAGGAGAATGACATACGCATGATAgggatttttggtgttggtGGAATTGGGAAAACAACTATTGCAAAAGAGATGTATAACCGCATTACTGATCAATTTGAAGGCAGCTGTTTTCTTGCAAATGTTAGAGAATCTTCAAAACAAGATCAAGGTGGTCTCGTAAAGTTGCAACAAACAATTCTTTCTGACATTCTTAAAGATTCAAGTTTGAAAGTTAGTAATGTCGATCGAGGAATCAATTTGATACTGGAGAAACTTCGCCGTAAAAGAATTCTTTTGGTTCTTGATGATGCTGATTGTTTggaccaattaaaaaaattatgtggagGATGCAATTGGTTTGGTTCTGGTAGTCGAATCATCATAACAACAAGGGATGAGGGTTTACTAAGTAAGCATAGTGTTCATTTCAAATATCGTATGAAGGAAATGGATTACCATGAAGCTCTTCAGCTCTTTAGCCAACATGCTTTCAAAAGTGACAAACCTAATGATGCTTTTGCGGATGTCATAAAACTTGCACTAAAGTGTGCTGACGGCCTTCCACTCGCTTTACAAGTGATAGGCTCAAATCTATATGGAGAAGATATAGATTTTTGGAAAAGCGAATTGGAAAAGTACAAAAGAATTCTAGAagaaaatatccacaaaaaactcaaaataagtTACGATGGATTAGATTATCATACAAAAAAGATTTTTCTtgacattgcatgtttcttcaaaGGAGAATACAGAGGTTATGTCACTAAAATATTGGACGGTTGTGGTTTCAGTGCCTATGCCGGTATCAAAAAGCTCAAGGATAAATGTCTCATAACTATTGATAAatatgaacgattgatgatgcATGACTTACTAGAAGATATGGGTAAAGAAATTGTCCGACAAGAATCACCTGAAGAACCAGGCAAGCGGAGTAGATTATGGTTTCATGACGATATTCGTGAAGTACTTGAAAGAAATAAG GGAACAGAGGAAATTGAAGGCATATTGATAGAAATGCCTTGGAAGGACCGCGGGATACGTTTGGATTCTGAGGTGTGTGCAAAAATGGAAAAACTCAGAATATTAATAGTTAGCAGCTCCGATAACGTCAGTTTTTGTGGTGGATTGAATTATCTCTCTAATGAGTTAAGAGTTCTTGATTGGGTCGAATGCCCTTTGAAGTTTTTGCCATCTTCTTTTCATGGAGAGAAACTCGTTGAATTCAATATCAGAGGAAGCAATATTAGAGATTTAGGCACGAGATTGCAATCTAAG AACTTAACAAGTATAGATCTCAGTTACTGTAAATACTTGACAAATATATCGGAtctttcaagttgctcaaatctATTGCAATTGGTTTTTGATGGATGTACAAGTTTAGTTGAGGTTCATGATTCTGTTGGATTTTTGGATAAGCTTTTTGAATTGGATTTTAGCGATTGTTCCAGCCTAAAGAATTTGCCAAGAAGCTTTAAGTTGAGATCTCTAAAACTCCTTCATCTTGACGGTTGTACTAGTCTTGAAAATTTTCCAGAAATTGAGTGTGAAATGGAATATTTGAAATGGGTCGAGTTAAAAGGCTGCGTAATACAGGAGCTACCTTCATCCATTACATACCTCACTGGGCTCGAGACGTTATGTATAAATGAGTGCATCAGCCTTGTGCATTTTCGAGTAAATATTTTTGAGTTAGAACATCTACGGGATGTTTTCATCATTAATTGtccaaattttgtaaattttggaaaggaGGTGGGGCATAATGGACAATTTGTGCCATGTacacaagaaaatgaaatttcatCAAGTATGGAATTGTCGCCTCcagaatcaaataatttatttaggtCATTTAATTTCTCATCCAGTTTGAGGACTTTAAATCTATCTCGTAGTGGTATTGTTAGCCTTCCTCCATGCATCGAAAGATTTGTTGGATTGTCTAAACTTGATTTGAGAGACTGCAAGcaacttgaagaaattctacgccttccaccaaatatagaaAAGGTAGATGCCACAAGATGTTCCAGCCTAAAGAGGTTTTTACCAGAATCAAATAATAGCTTATCCCGTTTGAGGGAATTAAAGCTCTATGGTAGTGGTATTGTTAGCCTTCCTCCATGCATCGAAGGATTTGTTGGATTgtctgaacttgatttgaaataCTGCGAGcaacttgaagaaattctacaccttccaccaaatatagaaGAGTTAGATGCTAGAGGATGCGTGTTATTGGAACACTTTCCTCATGTATCAACAGAATCTTCATTTGGTGCACCCGACTTAAAACGGCTTACAAGGATTAACTTATCGGAATGCAATAAAGTGGAAGTGGATGTAGGGAATCATGCGccagatccattatgggttcag GAACGCTTTCGGGAGAAAGATTCAAGTAGAATTATATATCCAGGAAGTAGGATTCCAAAGTGGTTCAAGTATTGCAATGAGACTACTTCATATACTAATTCTATTGAAGTAGAAATTGATCATAATGTGTCCATGTGTTTTGGGCATCAAATCGTGGCAttagttttgtgttttgttgtgGGACATCTTCCAGAATGGAGTTTGTATGGTTTTACTATCTCAATAAACGGCCAGCGGATTGGAAATGATGATACGCGGTTAAGGGATTCAATGGACCCACATCGTGTATGTCTAAAATACATAGCTGGAAATTCTATTGATGAGATTCTGTCAAGAAGTTACAGGGAGGGGAACAATAATATGAGGTTTACATTTGAAAGTGATTCAGAGGAAGCAATCTTAAAAAGTGTCGGAGTCCATATAATATATGGGAATGACAATTTCATTAATCCtattcaactttcaaagagATCCCCAGATGATGGTGAGCATGACTTGGAACCCGATTGGAACCCACAACAGAAGCGGCAATCTTCAACCACGAGAATTATGGAATTCAAAGGATGCTAA